One region of Catenuloplanes indicus genomic DNA includes:
- a CDS encoding DUF2516 family protein, whose protein sequence is MAADVPIFAFYVRGIIDLVILFLALVVLGVSFVHCLTQRADGFPAIGTLPKGGWLAILGLCMVFCLLLSRQTIFQMIGIAAGMVYLLDVRVGLRDLSDGKGFW, encoded by the coding sequence ATGGCAGCCGACGTCCCGATCTTCGCCTTCTACGTTCGCGGCATCATCGACCTGGTGATTCTCTTCCTGGCGCTGGTCGTCCTCGGCGTCTCGTTCGTGCACTGCCTCACCCAGCGGGCGGACGGTTTCCCCGCCATCGGCACCCTGCCCAAGGGCGGCTGGCTGGCGATCCTCGGTCTGTGCATGGTCTTCTGCCTCCTGCTGAGCCGGCAGACCATCTTCCAGATGATCGGCATCGCGGCCGGGATGGTGTACCTGCTGGACGTCCGCGTCGGCCTTCGGGACCTCTCCGACGGCAAAGGCTTCTGGTGA
- a CDS encoding EI24 domain-containing protein has product MTAHPAAVRAGSTAQEFLAGIRMLLRGLGLYVSNPRLMAFGLIPAFISGLLYLAAFGTLFYFVSDISEWLTPFADTWDQGFQEIIRLAVAAAVLGLFVLVGMLTFTAITLLIGDPFYEKISEAVENRYGGVPDEVDLPWHRTMRLSLTDSIRLIGLTVLCGIPLFLLGFIPLIGQTVVPVIAALVGGWFLAIELTGFPFYRRGLRLADRRRVLRAHRPAALGFGVGVFICFLIPLGAILVTPAAVAGAALLSRRSLGFPIDHH; this is encoded by the coding sequence ATCACCGCACACCCGGCCGCCGTACGCGCCGGCAGCACCGCGCAGGAGTTCCTCGCCGGGATCCGGATGCTGCTGCGCGGCCTCGGGCTCTACGTCAGCAACCCGCGTCTGATGGCGTTCGGCCTGATCCCCGCGTTCATCTCCGGCCTGCTCTACCTCGCCGCGTTCGGCACGCTGTTCTACTTCGTCTCGGACATCTCGGAGTGGCTGACGCCGTTCGCCGACACCTGGGACCAGGGCTTCCAGGAGATCATCCGGCTCGCCGTGGCCGCGGCGGTGCTGGGCCTGTTCGTGTTGGTCGGCATGCTCACGTTCACCGCGATCACCCTGCTGATCGGCGACCCGTTCTACGAGAAGATCTCCGAGGCCGTCGAGAACCGCTACGGCGGCGTCCCCGACGAGGTCGACCTGCCCTGGCACCGGACCATGCGGCTGAGCCTGACCGACTCGATCCGCCTGATCGGCCTGACCGTCCTCTGCGGCATCCCGCTGTTCCTGCTCGGCTTCATCCCGCTGATCGGCCAGACCGTCGTCCCCGTGATCGCCGCGCTGGTCGGCGGATGGTTCCTGGCGATAGAACTGACCGGCTTCCCGTTCTACCGCCGCGGCCTCCGCCTCGCCGACCGCCGCCGCGTCCTCCGCGCCCACCGCCCCGCCGCACTCGGCTTCGGCGTCGGCGTCTTCATCTGCTTCCTCATCCCGCTCGGCGCCATCCTGGTCACCCCGGCCGCCGTCGCCGGCGCCGCGCTCCTCTCCCGCCGCTCTCTCGGCTTCCCCATCGATCACCACTGA
- a CDS encoding GH1 family beta-glucosidase: MTNPPTPSVTFPKGFLWGAATASYQIEGAAREDGRGPSIWDTFSRTPGKVYAGHTGDVACDHYHRYRDDVAMMADLGLQAYRFSIAWPRIQPDGTGPVNPAGLDFYDRLVDELRGKGITPVVTLYHWDLPQSLEDRGGWTSRDTALAFADYAQAVHKRLGDRVETWTTLNEPWCSAYLGYAAGIHAPGVQDPESAFKAVHHLLLGHGLATRALRDAGVQTLGITLNPAAVSPADPESEADVAAAHLVDGLQNRIFFDPILRGSYPDDVLQHIRRFSDLSWLRTGDETIINQPIDVLGINFYSPTYVRSKPGIDGNPTAPGTEGIEFLPAAGPVTDMGWAIEPAALTRLLERIHRDYPGTPLMITENGAAYPTGPDETGDRVPDTDRVTYLDGHLRACHDAIARGVDLRGYFVWSLMDNYEWAEGYRKRFGVVYVDYHTQRRIPKDSARFYSQVIRNNGL; encoded by the coding sequence GTGACTAACCCTCCAACACCGAGCGTGACGTTCCCCAAGGGCTTCCTCTGGGGGGCCGCCACCGCCTCCTACCAGATCGAGGGCGCCGCCCGGGAAGACGGCCGCGGCCCCTCGATCTGGGACACGTTCAGCCGCACACCGGGCAAGGTGTACGCCGGGCACACCGGCGACGTCGCCTGCGACCACTACCACCGGTACCGCGACGACGTGGCCATGATGGCGGACCTCGGCCTGCAGGCGTACCGGTTCTCCATCGCATGGCCGCGCATCCAGCCGGACGGCACCGGCCCGGTCAACCCGGCCGGCCTGGACTTCTACGACCGGCTGGTGGACGAGCTGCGCGGCAAGGGGATCACCCCGGTCGTCACGCTCTACCACTGGGACCTGCCGCAGTCGCTGGAGGACCGTGGCGGCTGGACCTCCCGGGACACGGCCTTAGCGTTCGCCGACTACGCGCAGGCCGTCCACAAGCGGCTCGGCGACCGGGTCGAGACCTGGACCACGCTGAACGAGCCGTGGTGCTCCGCCTACCTCGGCTACGCCGCCGGCATCCACGCGCCCGGCGTCCAGGACCCGGAGTCCGCGTTCAAGGCCGTCCACCACCTGCTGCTCGGCCACGGCCTGGCCACCCGCGCGCTCCGCGACGCGGGCGTGCAGACGCTCGGCATCACGCTCAACCCCGCCGCGGTCTCCCCCGCCGACCCGGAGAGCGAGGCCGACGTGGCCGCCGCCCACCTGGTCGACGGCCTGCAGAACCGGATCTTCTTCGACCCGATCCTGCGCGGCTCCTACCCGGACGACGTGCTCCAGCACATCCGCCGGTTCTCCGACCTGAGCTGGCTGCGCACCGGCGACGAGACGATCATCAACCAGCCGATCGACGTGCTCGGCATCAACTTCTACTCGCCGACCTACGTCCGGTCGAAGCCCGGCATCGACGGCAACCCGACCGCCCCCGGCACCGAGGGCATCGAGTTCCTGCCGGCCGCCGGCCCGGTCACCGACATGGGCTGGGCGATCGAGCCGGCCGCGCTGACCCGCCTGCTGGAACGCATCCACCGCGACTATCCCGGCACCCCACTCATGATCACCGAGAACGGCGCCGCGTACCCCACCGGCCCGGACGAGACCGGCGACCGCGTCCCCGACACCGACCGCGTCACCTACCTCGACGGCCACCTGCGCGCCTGCCACGACGCCATTGCCCGCGGCGTCGACCTGCGCGGCTACTTCGTCTGGTCCCTGATGGACAACTACGAGTGGGCCGAGGGCTACCGCAAACGCTTCGGCGTCGTCTACGTCGACTACCACACCCAGCGCCGCATCCCGAAGGACAGCGCCCGCTTCTACTCCCAGGTCATCCGCAACAACGGCCTCTGA
- a CDS encoding maleylpyruvate isomerase family mycothiol-dependent enzyme, with product MTKLHATKDFWIGALRAEGPAFRAALAEQTPGAPVPTRPEWTVTDLIGHLGGFYEWVTTHVTRGVTTAPEETRQPAGTPTGADPLTWWDERYAAALATLEGVEEDLPAWNPMPAPKKAAFWLRRAAHLTTLHRWDAQMTIGLSEPIEAKLAADGLAELLDTLLPAGRGTGPRDRFGMIHLVASDLQHEWFVRLRGEGLALLDTDTILDSDDHRARVLAAGSASDLLLALHGRIPFDTLEITGERSLLDGLRIG from the coding sequence ATGACGAAGCTGCATGCCACGAAAGACTTCTGGATCGGCGCACTGCGCGCCGAGGGTCCCGCGTTCCGCGCGGCCCTCGCCGAACAGACGCCGGGCGCGCCCGTTCCCACGCGTCCGGAGTGGACCGTGACGGACCTGATCGGCCACCTCGGCGGCTTCTACGAGTGGGTCACCACGCACGTCACCCGCGGCGTGACCACCGCGCCCGAGGAGACCCGGCAGCCGGCCGGCACGCCGACCGGTGCCGACCCGCTGACCTGGTGGGACGAGCGGTATGCGGCGGCCCTGGCCACGCTGGAGGGCGTGGAGGAGGACCTGCCCGCGTGGAATCCGATGCCCGCGCCGAAGAAGGCCGCGTTCTGGCTGCGCCGCGCCGCGCACCTGACCACGCTGCACCGGTGGGACGCGCAGATGACGATCGGGCTGTCCGAGCCGATCGAGGCGAAGCTGGCCGCGGACGGGCTGGCCGAGTTGCTCGACACGCTGCTGCCGGCCGGGCGTGGCACCGGCCCGCGGGATCGGTTCGGCATGATCCACCTGGTCGCGTCCGACCTCCAGCACGAGTGGTTCGTCCGGCTGCGCGGCGAGGGCCTGGCACTGCTGGACACGGACACCATCCTGGACTCCGACGATCACCGGGCGCGCGTGCTCGCCGCCGGTTCCGCCAGCGATCTTCTGCTCGCGCTGCACGGCCGGATTCCGTTCGACACTCTGGAGATCACCGGAGAGCGTTCTCTGCTGGACGGCCTGCGCATCGGCTGA
- a CDS encoding alpha/beta fold hydrolase, which translates to MRDFRWPPRPDGGPRTYGPGPSAPRSGRPTLPEPPTDIVQTPHGVRLERLIGGTGEPGTVFAHGLAGSIAATRPLGSAVLGRRVFFQFRGHGRSEAPAGPWDYADLARDLRAVADLSDATRALGVSMGAAALARLLAESPGRFERVVFFLPIPVAEPRGDALRDRIETLLATVQDGDLAAIAEAVSAELPPSVRNTPAGWGYLRQRVEQLSRDGLGADLTGLADAIPVSDPGALGAVTAEALVIGARGDDLHPVEAAEHLAGLLPRATLHVYDRPGPVFTHRADLRERIAGFLN; encoded by the coding sequence GTGAGGGATTTCCGCTGGCCGCCGCGACCCGACGGCGGCCCGCGGACCTACGGTCCCGGACCCTCCGCCCCACGCAGTGGCCGCCCCACGCTCCCCGAGCCGCCGACCGACATCGTGCAGACCCCGCACGGGGTACGGCTGGAGCGGCTGATCGGCGGCACCGGTGAGCCGGGCACCGTGTTCGCGCACGGGCTGGCCGGCAGCATCGCCGCGACCCGTCCGCTGGGCAGCGCCGTGCTCGGCCGCCGTGTCTTCTTCCAGTTCCGCGGCCACGGCCGATCGGAGGCGCCAGCCGGTCCGTGGGACTACGCCGACCTGGCCCGTGACCTGAGGGCCGTCGCCGACCTGTCGGACGCCACCCGCGCGCTCGGCGTCAGCATGGGCGCGGCCGCGCTGGCCCGTCTGCTCGCGGAGAGCCCCGGCCGGTTCGAGCGGGTGGTCTTCTTCCTGCCGATCCCGGTGGCCGAGCCGCGCGGCGACGCGCTGCGCGACCGGATCGAGACGCTGCTCGCGACCGTGCAGGACGGCGACCTGGCCGCGATCGCCGAGGCCGTCTCCGCCGAGCTGCCGCCGTCCGTGCGCAACACCCCGGCCGGCTGGGGCTACCTGCGGCAACGCGTCGAGCAGCTGTCCCGGGACGGGCTCGGCGCGGACCTCACCGGCCTGGCCGACGCGATCCCGGTGTCGGACCCCGGCGCGCTCGGCGCGGTGACCGCGGAGGCGCTGGTGATCGGCGCCCGCGGCGACGACCTGCACCCGGTGGAGGCGGCCGAGCACCTGGCAGGCCTGCTGCCGCGCGCGACGCTGCACGTCTACGACCGCCCCGGCCCGGTCTTCACCCACCGCGCCGACCTTCGCGAGCGCATCGCCGGCTTCCTGAACTGA